CTACCATAAACTTCGCGCCAACTTGATCCGCAATTTGTCTAAACCGTGCAAAATCAATCGTTCTAGGGTAAGCACTGGTACCTGCAATGATCAATTTCGGTTTTTCTTTTTTCGCAATTGCTTCCAGTTCATCGTAATCAATCAATTGAGTATCTTCTCTGACACCATAGGACACTACTTCAAACCATTTTCCTGAAACACTTACAGGACTTCCGTGCGTTAAGTGCCCGCCATGTGAGAGGTTCATCCCCATCACTTTATCACCGGGTTGAAGGAGAGCGAAAAATACAGCGAAGTTTGCCTGGGCACCTGAGTGAGGCTGGACATTGGCATATTTAGCACCAAACAGTTGAGTTAGGCGGTCAATGGCAACTTGTTCTGCCACATCGACAAATTCACAGCCTCCGTAGTAACGCTTCCCTGGATAGCCTTCTGCATATTTGTTCGTCAACACACTACCCATTGCTTCTAAAACTTCCTGGCTTACAAAGTTTTCAGAAGCAATTAGTTCCAACGTTTGATGCTGACGCTGCTGCTCTTTCTGGATTGCTTCAAAAATAGTGGAATCATTTTGTTGTAAACTCATTCCCGTTTCCCCCTTGATTGTTGTATTGGCTACCTCTTCTGTGATCAGAACCTATTTTTTTGCACGCAAAAAAGGACAGAAAAGGGTAGCACTAGGCTTTCTTCTACCCTTCTCTGTCCTTTTACCTGAGAGTTTAAGTCCGTTTAAGAACCTTCCCCTTTGGTGGCATATAACGAATATGCGCTCTCCAGAGTTGCGTCCAATTGTGGTTCCATCTACCTGAGAGATTAATTCCAAGGGTCTTTTTGGAACTTGCTCCTTCGGTGGCGTGTAAACTTGCACTCTCCCACAACCATCTTCCGCTTATTAATTTTTATTATTTTCAGAATAATAGTAACAGGAATCTACGTCAAGCTTTTTTTGAAAGCGGAAACATTATTTTTTTTAGTTATCGCTTAATTTCTGCTAAATTTTGTTGATTCTCCTGTTCTGCATAATCCGTCTTTGTTATCATCATCTTATAAATCGCTATCAGCATGATAAACCAAACAGGTGTTACGAACAAGGCGATACGAGTATCTTCTGCAAGCCCAAGTACAACCAGCACGAACGCAAGGAAAACAAGAATTAAGTAATTGGAAAATGGATAAAGCGGCAATTTAAATTTGTTCACTTTCGCTAGATCCGGTCTGGTTTTTCTGTATTTTAAATGGCTGATGACAGTAATTCCCCAAATAAAGATGAAACATACTGTAGAAATACTTGTAATCAGCGTAAATACTCCCTCAGGCATAACATAGTTCAAGATTACGGCAACTAGAATGACAACAGTGGAGAAGAACAATGCATTGGACGGTACTTTACGAGAATCAAGTTTTGCTAATGGTACAGGTGCATTTTTATCTTTTGCAAGAGAGTATACCATCCGGCTTGTACTGAAGATTGCGCTGTTACAGGCCGACGCTGCTGAGGTTAGGACGACAAAATTGACGATACCAGCTGCTGCTGCAATTCCAACCGCCACAAAGACTTGGACAAATGGACTTTTCGCAGGATCAATCGCATTCCACGGATAAATACTCATGATGACAATGAGGGCGCCAATGTAGAAAATCAATACTCTTATAGGGATATTATTTATTGCTTTAGGAATTACTTTCTCGGGGTTTTCTGTTTCACCTGCAGTAAGTCCTACAAGTTCAATGCCAACAAACGCAAACACTACCATTTGGAATGACAGAATAAAACCATTTATGCCATTTGGGAACATTCCGCCGTGGCTCCAAAGATTGGTAAAACTGGATGCACCGGAATTTGTTGAGAAGCCTTTAATAATCATGAATATTCCGATAACAATTAGCGCAAGAATCGCAATTACTTTAATTAATGCGAACCAGAATTCCATTTCGCCAAAAAGCTTTACGGTTGCAAGATTCATAAGAAGCAAAACGACTAGTGCAATTAACCCAGGCATCCACTGTGGTACATCAGGAAACCAAAATTGGGTATAGAGACCCACTGCTGTTAAATCGGCCATTGCGATTGAAATCCAGCAAAACCAGTAGGTCCAGCCCGTAATAAAGGCCGCCATATTCCCCAAATAGTCTCTAACAAAGTCCACAAAAGAATGATATTTTAAGTTGGATAAAAGCAATTCTCCAAGTGCGCGCATGATTAAAAAGCAAATGGCACCTGTAATCAAGTACGCAAATAAAATCGATGGACCTGTTAAATGAATAGATTTTCCTGCTCCTAGAAATAATCCTGTTCCAATAGCCCCGCCAATAGCGATGAGTTGAACGTGCCTGTTTTTTAAACCTCGCGACAATTTTTGTTCCTGCAAATGAATCCCCTCTTTCTTTTTTTCCAGGATAGGTAATATCCCTATCAAAGTTTAATTTACCATTAGTCAAACCGGCAGAAATAAGCGCTTACATTTTTTTAGAAAGTAAATATTTCACCTGACAAACCTTATTGGAAACCGAAAAAATGGACTCCTTAACTATTCGTTTTGTGTTCCACACCCTCCTTTTTCTGTTTTTCTCTATTTTTCTCCACAAAAAAAGGACAGAGAAAAATAGGCGTTTCCCTATTTTCCTCTGTCCTTTTACCTGAGAGTTTAACTCCTTTGGTGGCACATGGCGCTCTCCAGAGACGCGTCCTATTGTGGTCCTTTTACCTGAGAGATTGAGCCCATTTTTGGGACTTGCTCCTTCGGTGCTAAACAATGCGTTTAGTCTCTCCCACAATATTCATCCGCTAATATGAATTTAAATATATACTAGTCTATCAATATCAAGATGTCAAATTAATTTTCTGAATTTAAACACTATTATAAATTCACAGTAACAAACGACCTAGAAACCTCTGCTTCTTTTTGACTATGATGGAACATCTACTGAGTTAATCTCAGTTTCTTTATTGGGTTCTTTCAAGTATTCTAAAACTCGCTGGGCCATTAGTTTGTAACCAGTTGTGTTTGGATGAAATTCATCTTCTGCCAATAAGTCCAAGGTAGTATTACTGAACAAGTCTTTTGTTGGAATATACCTTACATGATCATATTTTTCCGCAAGGGATTTTCCAGCCTCATTCCAACTGTCAATAATCATGCCCAGTTCTTTTATTTCACCAAAATGTCGTTCAAATGGATTGTAAAAACCAATTAAATAAATTTGAGTATCTGGATTCAGTTCATTGACTTTAGTAAAAATGGCCTCTAATCGCTCTATATATTTCACCCTTTCCTCTTGGAAGGGTTCCATCGTAACATTCATAAAGTTGGATTTTAATACATTCATAATGTCATTGGCGCCAATTGTGATTAAAACAATATCAGCATCTTTAATGGCGGAAGCGACGTCTTCTTTTTCCAGCCTTTTCAGTAATTGATCTGTCCGGTTTCCTTTTTTACCATAGTTTTCTACGGTTATATTAAGGTTATTATCTTCAAACGTGTGATTAAGAATTCCCACATAGCCGCCGTTCTCTGTTTCATCTCCAATACCTTCGGTGAGAGAGTCACCGATTGCGACAATCTTCTGGTCTTTCTTAAAAAAGTCCAATGCCACTTCGACAACTTCCCTGACCTTATCTTTAATATTTTCCGTAATCGGCTTGTCACTCACTTCTACCTGCGCCGTCTGTACCTCTTCTTGAGCTTTCGCAACTTCAGCTGCCCTATCTTCTGTACTTTCCGTTTGATCTCTTTTTACAGAAGCCACTGCCTTAACACTTTCAACCTGTGTTTGATTACGATCTTGCAGAAGTAAATATAGACAACCACTTAATAGTAAGATACCAATAAAAATACTCATCCACGTAACTCTTTTGTTCTTCAAATGCATCACACCTATTACTATTGTAAAATTATAATCTAACAAATAAATTTCTTGATATTATATAGTTATTCATTTTATCATGCATGGCAACATTCCGAAAGAAAACTAAGGCAGTTTATTCCTTCCAT
This genomic stretch from Neobacillus niacini harbors:
- a CDS encoding amino acid permease, whose amino-acid sequence is MQEQKLSRGLKNRHVQLIAIGGAIGTGLFLGAGKSIHLTGPSILFAYLITGAICFLIMRALGELLLSNLKYHSFVDFVRDYLGNMAAFITGWTYWFCWISIAMADLTAVGLYTQFWFPDVPQWMPGLIALVVLLLMNLATVKLFGEMEFWFALIKVIAILALIVIGIFMIIKGFSTNSGASSFTNLWSHGGMFPNGINGFILSFQMVVFAFVGIELVGLTAGETENPEKVIPKAINNIPIRVLIFYIGALIVIMSIYPWNAIDPAKSPFVQVFVAVGIAAAAGIVNFVVLTSAASACNSAIFSTSRMVYSLAKDKNAPVPLAKLDSRKVPSNALFFSTVVILVAVILNYVMPEGVFTLITSISTVCFIFIWGITVISHLKYRKTRPDLAKVNKFKLPLYPFSNYLILVFLAFVLVVLGLAEDTRIALFVTPVWFIMLIAIYKMMITKTDYAEQENQQNLAEIKR
- a CDS encoding SGNH/GDSL hydrolase family protein, whose amino-acid sequence is MKNKRVTWMSIFIGILLLSGCLYLLLQDRNQTQVESVKAVASVKRDQTESTEDRAAEVAKAQEEVQTAQVEVSDKPITENIKDKVREVVEVALDFFKKDQKIVAIGDSLTEGIGDETENGGYVGILNHTFEDNNLNITVENYGKKGNRTDQLLKRLEKEDVASAIKDADIVLITIGANDIMNVLKSNFMNVTMEPFQEERVKYIERLEAIFTKVNELNPDTQIYLIGFYNPFERHFGEIKELGMIIDSWNEAGKSLAEKYDHVRYIPTKDLFSNTTLDLLAEDEFHPNTTGYKLMAQRVLEYLKEPNKETEINSVDVPS